A part of Populus alba chromosome 8, ASM523922v2, whole genome shotgun sequence genomic DNA contains:
- the LOC118039435 gene encoding uncharacterized protein, which yields LKQNDTPFNPGREHNQSKNHTFVAALNPQSTPPPFDKSGNQKKRPLDEKEMGEVFKKLMLFTGNNLKNIIENPSHEGPDPNPGRYCFRLHKNKVFYISESLVKRATNIGRKNLVSLGTCIGKFTHGGGFRLTVQSLNLLAANAKHKVWLKPTSEMSFLYGNHVLKGGLGKITDSINRNDGVVVFSMSDVPLGFGTAARSTQECRKCDPNGIVVHHYADIGEYLRDEDDL from the coding sequence ttaaaacaGAATGATACGCCATTTAACCCTGGACGAGAGCATAACCAAAGCAAGAACCACACCTTTGTTGCAGCATTGAATCCTCAATCTACTCCTCCTCCTTTCGATAAATCAGGAAACCAAAAAAAGAGACCTTTAGACGAGAAAGAAATGGGTGAAGTCTTCAAGAAACTGATGTTGTTCACAGGAAACAACctcaaaaacatcattgaaaACCCATCACATGAAGGGCCAGACCCGAACCCAGGTCGGTACTGCTTCAGGCTCCACAAAAACAAGGTATTTTACATCAGTGAATCGCTAGTGAAGCGAGCAACAAACATTGGACGCAAAAATTTGGTATCTTTAGGTACTTGTATTGGGAAATTCACTCACGGGGGTGGTTTTAGATTGACTGTTCAGTCACTGAATTTATTGGCTGCTAATGCTAAACATAAAGTTTGGTTAAAACCCACTTCAGAGATGTCTTTTCTGTATGGGAATCATGTGTTGAAAGGTGGGCTAGGGAAGATTACTGATAGTATTAATAGAAATGATGGGGTTGTTGTGTTTTCTATGAGTGATGTGCCTTTGGGGTTTGGAACTGCTGCAAGGTCGACACAGGAGTGTAGAAAGTGTGATCCTAATGGGATTGTTGTGCATCACTATGCTGATATTGGCGAGTATTTGAGAGATGAAGATGATCTTTGA